GTTTTGCCCTGCAGCCGTCGTTCTTCCTGTTGCTGGATGACGTGGCCAAGAAATAAGAAACAAGGCGTCGCCGCAGCTGATCCTGCGGCGGCGCCACTCAGGAGGGACGCGCCATGGCGGGCTATATTCTGAAACGGCTGATGTCGGCGATACCTGTGCTGTTTGGTATTTCCATCATCGTCTTTGTCATCATGGCGATGATCCCCGGTGATCCGGCCACGGCCATTCTGGGCTCCTATGCCACGCCGGAGAATGTTGAGAAACTGAACCGGGATCTGGGTCTCGATCAGCCGATGGTGCAGCGGTATTTCATCTGGCTTGGCAATATGCTGCAGGGTGATTTCGGCCGCAGCTTCTCTCTGAACCGTGCCGTGCTGGACGAGGTTCTGGACCGCTTTGGCGCCACTCTGGTTCTGGCTGGTACCTCCTTTGTGCTGTGTTCCATTCTTGGCATCGCTGCGGGCGTTGTTTCCGCGGCGCGCCAATACGGTCTGGCGGACAAGGCGATTACCTTTGCCGTGCTTCTGGGGATTTCCATCCCGTCGTTTTTTCTGGGCATGATGATGATCCTGATCTTTGCCGTGAAGCTGCGCTGGTTTCCCGTGTCGGGCATGTGGCCCATTTACGGCGCCCGCGATCTCTCTGCGCTGATCAGCCATCTGACCCTGCCCGCGCTGGCGCTGGCGGTGGTGGCGACCGGGGTGATTGCCCGGCTGTCGCGTTCGGCCATGCTGGAGGTGCTGCGACAGGATTTCATCCGCACCGCGCGGGCCAAGGGCGTGCATGAACGCTCGGTGATCTGGCGCCACGCCCTGCGCGCGGCCATGGTCGGCATCATCCCGGTTCTGGGGGTGCAGGCGGGCTTCGTGCTGTCGGGCGCGGTCTATATCGAAATGGTGTTTCAGTGGCCGGGTGTCGGGCGGATGCTGGTCGATGCCATCCTGAAACGCGACATTCTGCTGGTGCAGGGCGGCGTGGTCTTTGTGGCAGCCTGTTACGTGCTGTTCAACATCGCGGTCGATGTCGCCCAAAGCATGCTGGATCCAAGGATCAAGACATGAAGAGCTTTCTTTCGCTTCTCGCCCGCAACCGGCTTGCCCTTGGCGGGCTGATCGTGATGGGCGTCGTTGTGCTGCTGGCGCTGGTGACGCCGCTGTTGCCGCTGGCTGATCCGGATGTGACCAATACGGCAAACCGGTTCAAACTGCCGCTGTCAGAGGGCGGCTTGTTGGGTACCGATCATCTGGGCCGCGATCTGCTGAGCCGCCTGATGTGGGGCACCCGCCTGTCGCTGGCGGTCGGATTTGCCGCTGCGGTGATCGCCGCCACCCTTGGCGCTGCGATCGGGATCGTGGCGGGGTTCTATGGCGGGCGCACCGACAATATCATCATGCGCGGCGTCGATATGCTGATGGCCTTTCCCTATATCCTGCTGGCGCTGGCCATCGTTGCGGCGCTGGGGCCGGGGCTGATGAATGCGCTGATCGCCGTCGCCGCTGTCAATATCCCCTTTTTCGCGCGCAATATCCGCGGCATTACCGTGGGCATCGCGCATAAGGAATTCGTCGATGCGGCGCGCCTGTCCGGCATGACCGACT
This genomic stretch from Phaeobacter gallaeciensis harbors:
- a CDS encoding ABC transporter permease, which codes for MAGYILKRLMSAIPVLFGISIIVFVIMAMIPGDPATAILGSYATPENVEKLNRDLGLDQPMVQRYFIWLGNMLQGDFGRSFSLNRAVLDEVLDRFGATLVLAGTSFVLCSILGIAAGVVSAARQYGLADKAITFAVLLGISIPSFFLGMMMILIFAVKLRWFPVSGMWPIYGARDLSALISHLTLPALALAVVATGVIARLSRSAMLEVLRQDFIRTARAKGVHERSVIWRHALRAAMVGIIPVLGVQAGFVLSGAVYIEMVFQWPGVGRMLVDAILKRDILLVQGGVVFVAACYVLFNIAVDVAQSMLDPRIKT